One window of the Triticum dicoccoides isolate Atlit2015 ecotype Zavitan chromosome 3B, WEW_v2.0, whole genome shotgun sequence genome contains the following:
- the LOC119279148 gene encoding putative disease resistance protein RGA4 gives MAGVLDALASYVSNMLTEMAIEEVAMLIGVSSGIDDLSVKLRDLKNVLADADKRNITDESVREWVEELKRAMYRATDILDLCQLRVMEQGPSRDMGCLNPLLFCMRHPLHAHEIGSRIKVLNQKLDEISKRGGSFNFIKLEAYQNRKTTNPPPVNRKTNPLLERSSVVGEKIEDDTRALVHMLMMESGDKSDSIMVFAIVGVGGIGKTTLSKKVFNDEAIQDKFTTKIWLSVTQEFSEVELLQTAITSANGNLPGPGGGSQDKALLVPALASAIRDKKIFLVLDDMWGTNEWTNLLKAAFSHSAPGMKAVHPYHHVDKLEPEDAWSLLKKQVLTTEKTEPAVDMLKDIGLQIVEKCDGLPLAIKVMGGLLCQKDKERHDWEKVLHDSTWSFVGMWIGEGFVHGDSDKLEELGNEYHKELILRNLIEPDPLYSNQTICHMHDVVRSFAQFLTRDEALIGHSGEILNSKLSLPKFLRLSVETKGGQSDEFEWRCLQEQKSLRSIIIIGNFKIQSGDSLMSFSSLRTLHIESANFAALTESLYQLKHLRYLTLQNCNDINSLPEDIHKVKFLQHLGLEGCRSLVKLPDSIVKLEELRFLDLDDTCVNNMPRGFCALINLRELYGFPAYVNGDWCSLEELGPLSHLIHLGLKGLENVAVTSSALKAMLVAKVHLTLMKLHCTNTLDNNRRVPSEKEQGIIEEVFDELYPPSCIENINIQGYFGRQLPRWMMSTATSPLKSLRFLTMHELVCCTQLPDGLCLLPRLELLAVDRAPAIKRVGPEFVQSPDHRHHPSSQATTSFPRLHQMKLNALVQWEDWEWEEQVQAMPLLEELSIVRCNLRRIPPGLASHARALKKVYMSNIEGLDSVENFGSVTELRLSRMPEMTRISNLPKLQNLEISFCPKVELLEQVPALRRLVLNLWHSEKQLPLYLQAVKPSHFLLNCSRKVLTSMALGKSGSEWYKFSHIQHVEAYAKDGGNEKKWHLLYTREPYKIDTNVVQDYSNEK, from the exons ATGGCAGGAGTTTTGGATGCTTTGGCATCTTATGTCAGCAACATGCTCACTGAGATGGCAATTGAAGAAGTGGCCATGTTGATTGGGGTCTCTAGCGGGATTGATGACCTAAGCGTCAAGCTCAGGGACCTAAAAAATGTCCTTGCAGATGCCGATAAGAGGAACATCACAGACGAGAGTGTGCGGGAGTGGGTGGAGGAACTGAAGCGCGCCATGTATCGCGCCACTGACATCCTCGACCTGTGCCAGCTCAGAGTCATGGAGCAAGGTCCATCCAGGGACATGGGGTGCCTTAACCCACTCCTCTTCTGCATGCGACATCCCCTCCATGCCCACGAGATCGGGAGCCGCATCAAGGTGCTCAACCAAAAGCTAGATGAAATCTCCAAGAGGGGCGGTAGTTTCAATTTTATCAAGCTGGAAGCCTACCAAAACCGAAAGACAACCAACCCTCCTCCTGTCAACCGCAAGACAAATCCACTGCTGGAGCGATCAAGTGTGGTCGGGGAGAAGATTGAAGATGATACAAGGGCACTTGTCCATATGCTCATGATGGAGTCAGGGGACAAGAGTGATAGCATcatggtgtttgccattgttggtgtcGGTGGAATTGGTAAGACTACCCTCAGCAAGAAGGTCTTTAATGATGAGGCCATTCAAGACAAGTTCACCACAAAGATATGGTTGAGTGTCACACAAGAGTTCAGCGAGGTTGAGTTGTTGCAGACGGCCATCACTTCTGCCAATGGAAACTTGCCAGGGCCAGGTGGTGGGTCTCAAGACAAAGCTTTGCTTGTGCCGGCTCTTGCGAGCGCTATCAGAGACAAGAAGATATTTCTTGTGTTGGATGACATGTGGGGCACCAATGAATGGACCAACTTGCTGAAGGCTGCCTTTAGCCACAGCGCCCCTG GCATGAAAGCTGTGCATCCTTACCACCATGTTGACAAATTAGAGCCTGAAGATGCTTGGTCATTGCTCAAGAAGCAG GTACTCACAACAGAGAAAACTGAACCTGCAGTTGATATGCTTAAGGATATTGGGTTGCAAATCGTAGAAAAATGTGATGGGTTACCGCTTGCCATAAAAGTGATGGGAGGACTCCTATGCCAGAAGGACAAAGAGCGACATGATTGGGAAAAGGTTTTGCATGATTCTACATGGTCA TTTGTGGGAATGTGGATTGGTGAAGGATTTGTTCATGGGGACTCTGATAAATTGGAAGAATTAGGAAATGAGTACCATAAGGAGCTAATATTGAGGAACCTAATAGAGCCGGATCCGTTATATTCCAATCAAACTATTTGCCACATGCATGATGTTGTTCGATCATTTGCTCAATTTTTGACTAGAGATGAAGCACTAATAGGTCATAGTGGAGAAATTCTTAATAGCAAACTTAGTCTACCAAAGTTTCTTAGGTTATCTGTAGAAACCAAAGGCGGGCAGTCTGATGAATTTGAGTGGAGATGTTTACAAGAGCAAAAATCGCTAAGATCGATAATAATAATTGGGAATTTCAAGATTCAGTCTGGTGATTCGCTGATGAGCTTTTCAAGTCTCCGAACTCTACATATTGAGTCTGCAAATTTTGCTGCATTGactgaatctctatatcagctCAAACACCTGAGGTATCTAACACTACAAAACTGCAATGATATAAACAGCCTGCCAGAGGACATTCACAAGGTAAAATTCCTACAACACCTTGGTCTTGAAGGTTGTAGGAGTCTGGTGAAACTTCCTGACAGCATTGTCAAGTTAGAGGAACTGCGATTTCTTGACCTTGATGACACATGTGTAAATAATATGCCTAGGGGTTTCTGTGCCTTGATAAATCTGAGGGAACTATATGGGTTCCCAGCCTACGTGAATGGTGATTGGTGTAGTTTGGAAGAGTTGGGACCTCTTTCTCACCTCATTCATCTCGGATTGAAGGGTTTGGAGAATGTAGCCGTTACCTCGTCCGCCTTGAAGGCCATGCTTGTTGCAAAGGTACATCTTACGTTAATGAAATTACACTGCACGAATACACTTGACAACAATAGAAGAGTACCCTCTGAGAAGGAACAAGGAATAATTGAGGAGGTGTTTGATGAACTCTATCCTCCGTCTTGCATCGAAAATATTAACATCCAAGGATATTTTGGTCGCCAGCTCCCAAGATGGATGATGTCGACGGCAACATCGCCTCTCAAGAGCTTGAGGTTTCTAACAATGCATGAACTTGTTTGTTGCACCCAACTCCCTGATGGCTTGTGTCTGCTCCCACGTCTCGAGCTCCTAGCAGTCGACCGAGCGCCAGCTATCAAGCGTGTTGGGCCTGAATTTGTGCAGTCCCCGGACCACCGTCATCATCCTTCATCCCAGGCGACAACTTCTTTTCCAAGACTGCATCAGATGAAGCTAAATGCATTGGTGCAATGGGAGGACTGGGAGTGGGAGGAGCAGGTGCAAGCTATGCCCCTCTTGGAGGAGCTTAGTATCGTAAGATGCAATTTGAGGCGTATCCCTCCCGGCCTTGCATCCCATGCAAGGGCTTTGAAAAAAGTATATATGAGCAACATCGAGGGCCTTGACTCTGTTGAAAACTTTGGTTCCGTCACTGAGCTCAGGCTGTCTCGCATGCCGGAGATGACTAGGATCTCTAATCTTCCCAAATTGCAGAATCTTGAGATCAGCTTCTGCCCAAAGGTCGAGTTACTTGAGCAGGTGCCTGCACTCAGAAGACTTGTGCTGAATCTATGGCACAGTGAGAAACAACTCCCGTTATACCTGCAGGCTGTGAAGCCAAGTCATTTTTTGTTGAACTGCAGCCGAAAGGTACTCACCTCCATGGCTTTGGGAAAATCTGGCTCGGAGTGGTACAAGTTCAGCCATATCCAGCATGTTGAGGCTTATGCAAAGGATGGGGGCAATGAAAAAAAATGGCACCTACTGTACACAAGAGAGCCCTACAAGATCGATACAAATGTTGTGCAG GATTACTCAAATGAAAAATAG